In the Styela clava chromosome 8, kaStyClav1.hap1.2, whole genome shotgun sequence genome, one interval contains:
- the LOC120345310 gene encoding ubiquinol-cytochrome-c reductase complex assembly factor 1-like codes for MAALGSTIVFRRICLMKHSVGFSGISTWQQFGSKPFTNGSRCTDKTVCFKPKAYICTSPVSRNVLSTDVSKPDLRQSVYNVIDKYLGVTLTEKYQRRQLDEASHILLNSIYTKVDFASLQKFAKLEDSFEVWLKIVYLHVWMVLVKLSQDGRDGKIMCKRIISLMWQDIETRTGKLQEELKQNLKINQQRKDYHSLLRTSFILFDYGLLKDDATLAGSIWGQIYNFEKVDPRYVESIVHYVRFTLARLDDIPISELVLNSEKMNWSLPESFGAYF; via the coding sequence ATGGCTGCTTTAGGCAGCACAATTGTATTCCGCCGTATTTGCTTGATGAAGCATTCGGTGGGATTCAGCGGAATATCAACATGGCAGCAGTTTGGAAGTAAACCTTTTACTAATGGTTCTCGTTGTACTGATAAAACAGTGTGTTTTAAGCCGAAGGCTTACATTTGCACTTCTCCCGTTAGTAGAAATGTATTATCCACTGATGTTTCAAAGCCTGACTTACGACAGTCTGTATACAATGTTATCGACAAATACTTGGGAGTTACTTTGACTGAAAAATATCAAAGAAGACAATTGGACGAAGCCAGTCATATCTTACTTAATAGCATTTACACAAAAGTTGATTTTGCATCTTTACAGAAGTTTGCAAAACTTGAAGATTCATTTGAAGTTTggttaaaaattgtttatttacatGTATGGATGGTTTTGGTGAAATTATCGCAAGATGGAAGGGATGGAAAAATTATGTGCAAAAGAATTATTAGCCTAATGTGGCAAGATATTGAAACAAGAACTGGGAAACTTCAAGAAGagttgaaacaaaatttaaaaatcaatcaACAAAGAAAAGATTATCATTCCTTACTTCGTACTTCTTTTATTCTTTTTGATTATGGATTATTGAAGGACGATGCCACTTTAGCAGGATCAATTTGGggacaaatttataattttgaaaaagtcGATCCAAGATATGTTGAATCTATTGTACATTATGTAAGGTTTACCTTGGCCAGACTTGATGATATACCGATAAGTGAGCTTGTTCTTAACTCAGAGAAAATGAACTGGTCCTTACCTGAAAGCTTTGGTGCTTATTTTTGA